In Populus trichocarpa isolate Nisqually-1 chromosome 12, P.trichocarpa_v4.1, whole genome shotgun sequence, a genomic segment contains:
- the LOC7483464 gene encoding transcription factor MYB1R1: protein MVAGSSSTGSGVEGAAETRPKEILLFGVRVVVDNMRKIVSLNNMNDYEHLNDNEEDEEAAAGASASAAVSGYMSADDTVQHSSSASERRSQRKRGLPWTEEEHKRFLVGLQKMGKGDWRGISRNFVRTRTSTQVASHAQKHFLRNSNVNRRRRRSSLFDITTDMVTETPMEEQQALCQDSKSNNQAPKSNPPLQANSTTSFPGVLPFPIRRRTVSPAVSPLQIESPIMENRSLGQGNQSLNYSTNLVLTVPVVPAPCTSVMPDLNLNLKPVADSSPLSLDLSSSSDQRASSSRHSAFQTMSSLKNGDNIIVVA, encoded by the exons ATGGTGGCCGGTAGTAGCTCCACAGGTAGCGGTGTTGAAGGAGCGGCAGAGACGAGGCCGAAGGAGATTTTGTTGTTTGGAGTCAGAGTGGTGGTTGATAACATGAGGAAAATTGTGAGTTTGAATAATATGAATGATTATGAGCACTTGAATGATAACGAGGAAGATGAAGAAGCCGCTGCCggtgcttctgcttctgctgcTGTTTCTGGTTATATGTCTGCAGACGACACCGTTCAACACTCTTCTTCAGCCTCTGAAAGGCGTAGCCAGCGAAAgagag GATTGCCATGGACAGAGGAGGAGCACAAGAGATTCCTTGTAGGATTGCAGAAAATGGGCAAAGGAGACTGGAGAGGAATTTCTCGCAATTTTGTCAGGACCCGAACATCAACTCAGGTTGCTAGTCATGCTCAGAAGCATTTTCTCCGCAACAGTAACGTGAATCGCCGTCGCCGCCGATCTAGCCTCTTTGATATCACCACCGATATG GTGACGGAAACTCCAATGGAAGAGCAGCAAGCTCTTTGCCAAGACAGCAAGAGCAACAACCAGGCACCCAAGTCAAATCCACCGCTGCAAGCCAACAGTACCACCAGTTTCCCTGGGGTGCTGCCTTTCCCTATAAGAAGGAGAACTGTCAGTCCTGCCGTGTCGCCTCTCCAAATTGAGAGTCCAATAATGGAAAACCGGTCACTTGGACAAGGCAATCAATCCCTTAACTACTCAACAAATCTAGTCCTCACAGTCCCCGTCGTCCCAGCTCCTTGTACTTCAGTAATGCCTGATCTTAACTTAAACTTGAAGCCGGTTGCTGATTCATCTCCGTTGTCACTCGATCTGTCTTCATCGTCTGATCAGAGGGCATCGTCATCTAGGCATTCAGCTTTCCAGACGATGTCAAGTTTGAAAAACGGTGATAACATCATCGTTGTTGCTTGA